In Candidatus Deferrimicrobiaceae bacterium, the genomic window ATGAGCAAGACGTACGGCAACGCGATCCTTCTGTCCGACACCGCGGAAGAGGTCTGGGACAAGGTCAAGCCGATGGTGACCGACCCGGCGCGGGTTCGGCGCAACGACCCCGGCAACCCCGAGATCTGCAACGTCTTCTCGTACCACAAGATCTTCTCCGACCCGGAGACGATCGAGAAGGTCAACGTCGGGTGTCGCACCGCGGGGATCGGCTGCATCGAGTGCAAGAAGTGGATGTTCGAACGCATGGAGAAGGTGCTCGCCCCCGTCCGCGAGAGAAGGAAGGAGATCGTCGAGAGCGGGATCTCCGTCCGGGAGCTCCTGAAGGCAGGGACGCAGCGGGCTCGGGAGGTGGCGGCGAGAAAGATGAGCGAGGTGCGCGACGCTGTCCGGATCTGATCGAGACGACGGGAAGCGGTACGAAGACGCCGGCCTGGCGGACGACGGGCACCCGTCCGGAAACGGCCAGGCCCCGGGGATCGAGGTGAGGCTCGAGGTCTTCGAGGGGCCGCTCGACCTGTTGCTCCACCTCGTCCGCGAGAGCCGTCTGGACATCCACGACATCCCGATCGCGAAGATCACCGAGCAGTACCTGGCGTACCTCGACGTGATGAAGGCGCTGAACCTGGACGTCGCGGGCGAGTTCCTCGTGATGGCGGCGACCCTTCTCTACATCAAGTCGCGCTCGCTTCTGCCCCGGCACGACGACGAGCTGGAGCCGGAGGAGGACCCGGAGGTGATGCGGGCCGAGCTCTCCCGCCGGCTGGTCGAGTACGAGCGGATGAAGGAGGCGGCGGCGCGTCTGGGCGACCGGCCGCTTCTGGGGCGCGACGTCTTCGTCCGGGATTTTCTGGGCGAGGAGATCCCGGAAGGGGAGGTGGCGATCACCGAGCTTTCGCTCGCCGACCTCATCTCCGCCTTCCAGGACGTCCTCGAGAAGATGCCGAAGGAGGAGGGGGTCGAGATCTTCATCGACCGGCTCTCCATGGCGGACGCCATCGCGCACCTGCTCGACCGGATCCGGGAGGACGGGGCGATCCGGTTCGACCGGCTTCGGGAGGAATTCACGACGAGAAGCGAGGTCCTCTCCTTCTTTCTGGCGATACTGGAACTGATCCGGCTGAGGGCGGTCAAGGCATACCAGGCGACCCCGATGGGGCTCATCACGATCGTGCCCGCCGTCCGGGAGGTGGAACATGGAACAGG contains:
- a CDS encoding segregation/condensation protein A; the encoded protein is MRLEVFEGPLDLLLHLVRESRLDIHDIPIAKITEQYLAYLDVMKALNLDVAGEFLVMAATLLYIKSRSLLPRHDDELEPEEDPEVMRAELSRRLVEYERMKEAAARLGDRPLLGRDVFVRDFLGEEIPEGEVAITELSLADLISAFQDVLEKMPKEEGVEIFIDRLSMADAIAHLLDRIREDGAIRFDRLREEFTTRSEVLSFFLAILELIRLRAVKAYQATPMGLITIVPAVREVEHGTGTEDSDAG